A stretch of Alkalicella caledoniensis DNA encodes these proteins:
- a CDS encoding RNA-binding protein, protein MDRDRIYKMLDNDVDKIAIAHGLDCAEMAADKNMIKETHFLDPYHVDILTRATNSVFGVKALVEGGFPDSERKKIVFYPDYFMKEDIEPEIAFVEITGTNLEKLTHRDYLGSILGLGLKREKIGDIIVTDHGCQVVISKDILSYVINNLSKVGSIDVKVDEIFPHELKITPSKVKEINGTVASLRLDAVASLGFGVSRTKVGALIKSDKVKVQYKAINNPAHNINEGDIISIRGRGRMEVAEVGKLTKKNRIHLNVKKYL, encoded by the coding sequence TTGGATAGAGATAGAATATATAAAATGCTCGATAACGATGTGGACAAGATAGCCATAGCCCACGGTCTAGACTGTGCAGAAATGGCAGCAGATAAAAACATGATTAAAGAGACCCATTTTCTTGACCCATATCATGTGGACATATTAACTAGAGCAACAAACTCAGTATTTGGCGTTAAAGCCCTTGTGGAGGGTGGTTTCCCCGATAGTGAGAGAAAGAAAATAGTTTTTTATCCAGATTATTTTATGAAAGAAGACATAGAACCAGAAATTGCTTTTGTTGAGATAACTGGGACAAACCTTGAAAAGCTTACACATCGTGATTACTTAGGTTCAATACTAGGACTTGGCCTAAAAAGGGAAAAAATAGGTGACATAATTGTCACAGACCATGGTTGTCAGGTAGTCATAAGCAAGGATATTCTAAGCTATGTTATCAATAATTTAAGTAAAGTCGGGAGTATTGATGTAAAGGTTGATGAGATTTTCCCCCATGAGCTAAAAATAACTCCTTCTAAGGTAAAGGAAATTAATGGTACAGTAGCTTCCCTTAGATTAGACGCAGTTGCTAGTTTAGGTTTCGGAGTTTCTAGAACTAAGGTGGGTGCACTAATTAAAAGTGATAAAGTAAAGGTGCAATACAAAGCTATAAATAACCCAGCCCATAACATAAACGAAGGGGACATTATCTCCATAAGGGGAAGGGGAAGAATGGAAGTAGCAGAGGTTGGCAAGTTAACTAAGAAAAATCGTATACATCTAAATGTAAAAAAATATCTGTAA
- the nrdR gene encoding transcriptional regulator NrdR, with translation MKCPFCINNESKVLDSRPNDDKNAIRRRRECLKCLRRFTTYEKVEEEPILVLKKSGKKELFDKNKIIRGLSRACEKRDITYVQIENLVEGIEKQMANKLIFEISTEELGDIVLDNLKELDEVAYVRFASVYKDFKDIEAFKRELSKL, from the coding sequence ATGAAATGCCCTTTTTGCATAAACAACGAAAGTAAAGTATTGGATTCTAGACCTAATGATGATAAAAATGCAATAAGAAGAAGAAGAGAATGCCTTAAATGTCTAAGAAGATTTACAACATATGAAAAAGTGGAAGAAGAGCCAATACTGGTTCTAAAAAAAAGTGGAAAGAAAGAGTTGTTTGATAAGAACAAGATTATTAGAGGGTTATCTAGGGCCTGTGAGAAAAGGGATATTACCTATGTACAAATAGAAAATTTAGTAGAGGGTATAGAAAAGCAAATGGCAAATAAACTAATTTTTGAAATTAGCACAGAAGAATTAGGTGATATAGTCCTAGATAATCTTAAGGAACTAGATGAAGTAGCATATGTACGTTTTGCTTCTGTTTATAAAGATTTTAAAGATATAGAAGCATTCAAAAGAGAATTATCTAAACTATAA
- the aroC gene encoding chorismate synthase, with translation MRYMTAGESHNKGLIGVIEGLPAGIEIDEKVINNELKLRQGGYGRGKRMEFEQDTVDIISGIRMGKTMGSPVSLYIRNKDWDNYEHKFHKEGLEYYTPRPGHADLPGMLKYKFSDSRNVLERASARETAMRVAIGSICQQFLNYFKIKIYSHVKSLGAISIRETGDFEDIYKSPLYCLDKGAEEKMIELIDTAKAKGDSLGGTVETIITNLPPGLGDYTHYENRLDSRLAGSIMSIPSVKGVEIGVGFSGSHIPGSLYHDCIFYNEGIKRVQNNAGGIEGGMTNGEHVVLRAVIKPIPTLKMSLGTFNTLTKENCKTDYQRSDTTVVPAASVVVKNVVAIEIAKAILDKFAGDHIDDTLNTFTSYLKRIEEF, from the coding sequence ATGCGTTACATGACAGCAGGGGAGTCTCATAATAAAGGGCTTATAGGAGTCATTGAGGGGCTGCCAGCAGGGATAGAGATAGATGAAAAAGTCATAAACAATGAGCTTAAATTGCGACAAGGTGGGTATGGTCGAGGGAAACGGATGGAGTTTGAACAAGATACCGTTGATATAATTTCTGGAATTCGAATGGGAAAAACCATGGGAAGCCCTGTATCCCTCTATATAAGGAACAAAGACTGGGACAACTATGAACATAAATTTCATAAGGAAGGTTTGGAATACTACACTCCTAGGCCTGGTCACGCTGATTTGCCTGGAATGTTAAAGTACAAATTTAGTGACAGTCGTAATGTATTAGAACGGGCAAGTGCAAGGGAAACGGCCATGAGGGTGGCTATAGGGAGTATCTGTCAACAATTTTTAAATTACTTCAAAATCAAAATATACTCCCATGTGAAATCCCTGGGGGCTATTAGCATTAGGGAAACAGGTGACTTTGAGGATATATATAAATCCCCTTTATACTGTCTAGATAAAGGGGCTGAAGAAAAAATGATTGAATTAATTGATACAGCAAAAGCTAAAGGAGATAGCCTAGGCGGAACAGTTGAAACAATAATCACAAATCTGCCACCAGGATTAGGAGATTATACCCATTACGAAAATAGGCTTGATTCAAGACTTGCGGGAAGCATTATGTCCATACCTTCAGTCAAGGGAGTAGAAATTGGTGTGGGTTTTTCAGGAAGTCACATACCAGGCAGCCTCTATCATGATTGTATTTTTTACAATGAAGGAATCAAGAGAGTTCAAAATAATGCTGGTGGTATTGAGGGCGGTATGACTAACGGTGAGCATGTAGTGTTAAGGGCTGTTATCAAACCAATCCCTACACTGAAAATGTCCTTAGGAACTTTTAACACTTTAACCAAAGAAAACTGTAAGACTGACTATCAACGAAGTGATACTACTGTAGTACCAGCGGCATCTGTTGTTGTTAAAAATGTGGTTGCAATAGAGATTGCAAAAGCTATTTTAGATAAATTTGCAGGGGACCACATAGATGACACATTAAATACCTTTACTAGTTATTTAAAAAGGATAGAGGAATTTTAA
- a CDS encoding nucleoside recognition domain-containing protein, giving the protein MKIGKVVFNGGKNGATVIWELAKVIIPIITLVNFLERAGFLEHIAEFLQPAMGIFSLPGEGALVLIIGNLTTVYGAVAAMMTLDLTVKEITILSTMIAICHSMLSETVIARKVGAKWYVVLGFRVSMSLIVGVILGIIL; this is encoded by the coding sequence ATGAAAATAGGTAAAGTAGTATTCAACGGTGGCAAAAATGGTGCCACTGTTATATGGGAGCTAGCCAAGGTGATTATTCCAATTATCACCTTGGTTAATTTTTTGGAAAGAGCTGGGTTTTTAGAACATATTGCAGAATTTTTGCAACCTGCAATGGGTATTTTTTCTTTGCCAGGAGAGGGAGCTCTAGTATTGATTATAGGAAATTTAACTACAGTTTATGGTGCAGTTGCAGCCATGATGACACTGGACTTAACTGTTAAAGAAATAACTATTTTGTCAACTATGATTGCAATATGTCACAGTATGTTAAGTGAGACAGTAATCGCACGTAAGGTAGGTGCTAAATGGTATGTAGTGTTAGGCTTTAGAGTAAGCATGTCCCTAATAGTGGGAGTGATTTTAGGAATAATATTATAA
- the lspA gene encoding signal peptidase II, translating to MGIIIIILGIILIDQISKLIIVNNMVLGQSIPVINNFFHITYVRNPGAAFGILAYRTEFFIIITTLVVIILGYYVYKLKKDQLLLKIAFALQIGGAIGNFIDRIREGYVVDFLDFKVWSPVFNIADMAIVIGVGLFALEVLLEYINEKKAEV from the coding sequence ATGGGTATCATCATCATTATCTTAGGAATAATTTTAATCGATCAAATTAGCAAACTTATAATTGTAAATAACATGGTTTTAGGTCAATCAATCCCTGTCATCAACAATTTTTTTCATATTACATATGTACGTAATCCGGGCGCTGCCTTTGGAATTTTAGCCTACAGAACTGAATTCTTTATTATAATAACCACACTTGTGGTTATAATCCTAGGGTACTATGTTTATAAGCTAAAAAAGGATCAACTACTTTTAAAAATAGCATTCGCCTTACAGATCGGTGGTGCAATTGGTAATTTTATAGATAGGATCCGAGAAGGATATGTTGTTGATTTTCTAGATTTCAAAGTGTGGTCCCCGGTTTTTAACATAGCTGATATGGCTATTGTTATAGGTGTAGGACTATTTGCACTGGAGGTTTTGTTAGAGTATATTAACGAGAAAAAAGCTGAGGTGTAG
- a CDS encoding RluA family pseudouridine synthase, producing the protein MYDEMEIIATENKRIDGYLADELQGISRSQIQKLIINGNVKVNGVIIYKVNHKLKPEDTVIVTIPDPEDSNVNPENIPLEIVYQDKDLAVINKPRGMVVHPAPGHSHGTMVNALLYHIKDLSTIGGVIRPGIVHRLDKDTSGLLVIAKNDAAHQDLSNQMKDRTTKKIYWAIAEGIIKEEKGVIHAPIARHPVDRQKMAVVTKGRTREAITHFNVLERFKNHTLVELKLETGRTHQIRVHLSYIGHPLLGDPTYGFKKQKFKSEGQILHAKTLGLTHPKTGQWMEWDSEIPLYFNNMIKKVSL; encoded by the coding sequence ATGTATGACGAGATGGAAATAATCGCAACAGAAAATAAAAGAATAGACGGCTATCTAGCTGATGAGTTACAAGGGATTTCCAGATCCCAAATTCAAAAGTTAATCATAAACGGAAATGTAAAGGTAAATGGAGTAATAATTTACAAAGTAAACCACAAGCTTAAACCAGAAGATACAGTTATAGTAACAATCCCTGACCCTGAGGATTCCAACGTGAATCCTGAGAATATACCACTAGAGATTGTTTACCAAGACAAGGATTTAGCTGTTATAAATAAGCCCCGTGGTATGGTTGTACATCCTGCACCAGGGCATAGCCATGGGACAATGGTTAATGCATTACTATATCATATTAAAGATCTTTCAACCATTGGTGGTGTTATAAGACCAGGGATAGTACATAGGCTAGATAAAGACACATCTGGCCTCTTGGTCATTGCCAAAAATGATGCAGCACACCAGGATTTGTCCAACCAAATGAAGGATAGAACCACTAAGAAAATCTACTGGGCTATAGCCGAGGGTATTATAAAAGAAGAGAAGGGTGTTATCCATGCACCTATAGCAAGGCATCCTGTGGACAGGCAGAAAATGGCTGTGGTAACAAAAGGTAGAACCCGAGAAGCCATAACTCATTTTAATGTCTTAGAAAGATTTAAAAATCATACCTTAGTGGAACTGAAACTGGAAACAGGAAGGACTCATCAAATAAGGGTGCATTTAAGTTATATTGGTCATCCTTTACTTGGAGATCCCACTTATGGGTTTAAGAAACAAAAATTCAAATCTGAAGGGCAAATACTTCACGCGAAAACTTTAGGACTTACTCACCCTAAGACAGGCCAGTGGATGGAGTGGGACAGCGAGATTCCACTGTATTTTAACAACATGATTAAGAAAGTAAGCCTATAA
- a CDS encoding 3-dehydroquinate synthase, which produces MEINIAESSTYIKENCWEIFSKYVSNYEKVFFIIDEKILNLYHEDVNKIRSYKKNTVFTITKPEGQKEFSTIEQLATKATEFGLNRQDAVLAIGGGATLDIAGFFCSIYKRGIDYFSFPTTLLSQIDSAIGGKTGVNFNGVKNVFGSFYDPKGIFIDSKYIETLSNEDYYGGLGEVWKYALLDKELFEDITKGALKILSRDNSQLYKVIEKCIVIKKHYIEADYFDNAGVRIALNLGHTLGHLIENKEPYFLNHGYAVAYGLKFALYISLSLSYISKEEYLIRKKFLSLLFSFIPEINLKELNTYITYLNTDKKFSKGKIQFVVPTTDGYSIINLLPQEFSQGYLDFQELI; this is translated from the coding sequence ATGGAAATAAACATAGCAGAAAGTTCAACTTACATTAAAGAAAATTGTTGGGAAATTTTCTCTAAATATGTTTCAAACTACGAAAAGGTGTTTTTTATTATAGATGAAAAGATTCTAAATTTATATCATGAAGATGTAAATAAAATAAGAAGTTACAAGAAAAATACTGTTTTTACCATTACTAAACCAGAAGGGCAAAAAGAATTCAGTACTATAGAGCAACTAGCCACAAAGGCCACTGAATTTGGACTGAATAGGCAAGATGCAGTATTAGCCATTGGTGGTGGAGCAACGTTAGACATTGCCGGATTTTTTTGTTCCATATACAAAAGGGGTATAGACTACTTTAGTTTTCCAACCACCCTCTTGTCCCAAATTGATAGTGCAATCGGTGGGAAAACAGGGGTAAATTTCAATGGTGTAAAAAATGTGTTTGGTAGTTTTTATGATCCAAAGGGAATTTTCATTGACTCAAAATATATAGAAACTCTTTCCAATGAAGACTATTATGGCGGTTTAGGTGAGGTATGGAAATACGCACTTTTAGACAAGGAATTATTTGAGGATATTACCAAAGGAGCTTTAAAAATTCTCAGTAGAGATAACAGTCAACTTTATAAGGTGATTGAAAAATGTATAGTAATCAAGAAACATTACATTGAAGCCGATTACTTTGATAATGCAGGAGTTAGGATAGCATTAAACTTAGGCCATACTTTAGGCCATTTAATTGAAAACAAAGAGCCTTATTTTTTAAATCATGGGTATGCAGTGGCATATGGGTTAAAATTTGCTTTATATATAAGCCTAAGTCTTTCTTATATCTCCAAGGAAGAATATTTAATACGAAAAAAATTCCTTAGTTTACTTTTTTCATTTATACCAGAAATAAATCTAAAGGAGCTTAACACATATATTACCTATTTGAATACTGATAAAAAATTTTCAAAAGGAAAAATCCAGTTTGTTGTACCCACAACAGATGGGTATTCAATTATAAATTTGCTACCCCAAGAATTTAGCCAGGGGTATTTAGATTTTCAGGAGTTGATTTAA
- a CDS encoding HlyD family efflux transporter periplasmic adaptor subunit, whose amino-acid sequence MGKRPLNSNKGFTVIKGGNQNKKLLSNKAMKIIIFSVVSTVLFFIAIRGINTVRDYLTARMLQIEYVDVNSMDEGIYGTGLYIRDEKVIESYGNVELTGKLPQLSRVRKGQSLGKQDGNEVIAPVSGLVLYYTDDYEQISLGTNVEDIAVLDFFNYEEYQVMEVSQNPNSGDKLLKIVNNYHTEIIVRLDVTEAGQLWDLDRVRVKLEAGDNSLVKWVDIKGTATHGDYTYVHLFSDRITDDFIDVRFSNVFFILDTITGIKLPEDAIVSEQGKTGIYSLSRNRVVFREVVPMKEEGGYVWVTGLSEKQGVILNPKIVKIGQRIKF is encoded by the coding sequence ATGGGGAAAAGACCTCTAAACTCAAATAAAGGTTTTACTGTAATAAAAGGCGGTAATCAGAACAAAAAACTATTAAGTAATAAAGCCATGAAAATTATTATCTTTTCAGTGGTTTCTACAGTATTGTTTTTCATAGCCATTAGGGGTATAAATACAGTTAGAGATTATTTAACAGCTAGGATGCTTCAAATAGAGTATGTGGATGTAAACTCCATGGATGAAGGGATTTATGGTACGGGACTTTACATAAGGGATGAGAAAGTTATTGAAAGTTATGGAAACGTAGAATTAACAGGGAAACTTCCACAGTTAAGTAGAGTTCGCAAAGGTCAGTCACTAGGTAAGCAAGATGGTAACGAAGTTATAGCACCCGTTTCTGGTCTTGTCCTATACTATACTGATGACTATGAACAAATTTCCCTTGGCACAAATGTGGAAGATATAGCAGTTCTGGATTTTTTTAACTATGAAGAGTATCAAGTCATGGAAGTATCTCAAAACCCTAATTCTGGTGACAAATTACTAAAAATTGTAAACAACTATCATACTGAGATTATTGTTCGCCTCGATGTTACAGAGGCGGGGCAACTTTGGGATCTAGATAGGGTAAGAGTTAAATTAGAAGCTGGGGATAATAGTCTTGTTAAGTGGGTAGATATTAAAGGTACTGCCACACATGGAGACTACACCTATGTACATCTTTTTTCAGACAGAATTACAGATGATTTTATCGATGTAAGGTTTTCAAATGTGTTTTTTATTCTTGATACAATAACTGGAATAAAACTTCCAGAAGATGCCATAGTGTCTGAACAAGGTAAGACTGGAATCTACTCTCTTTCACGAAATAGGGTTGTTTTTAGAGAAGTTGTTCCCATGAAGGAAGAAGGAGGATATGTGTGGGTTACAGGATTAAGTGAAAAACAAGGAGTTATCCTTAATCCAAAAATAGTAAAAATTGGGCAAAGGATTAAGTTCTAG
- a CDS encoding YggT family protein has protein sequence MINIVGSLFQIFYWLLIARLLLSWIPIQSPSKTVREIIGAIYNITEFYLRPFRNLVPAIRTRNGYLDISPIIGLVVLNIIRNLVISFLRRGGF, from the coding sequence ATGATAAATATAGTTGGCAGTCTTTTTCAGATCTTTTATTGGTTACTAATAGCAAGACTACTTCTGTCATGGATACCAATACAATCACCTAGCAAGACTGTACGGGAAATAATAGGGGCAATTTATAATATTACAGAATTTTATTTACGCCCTTTTAGGAACTTGGTTCCTGCCATTAGAACACGAAATGGATATTTGGATATATCACCAATCATAGGTTTAGTTGTGCTTAATATTATTAGGAACTTAGTGATTTCCTTCTTGAGAAGGGGAGGTTTTTAG
- a CDS encoding YggS family pyridoxal phosphate-dependent enzyme, which yields MSVLTNYYNVENKIKKITQRNIQIVAVSKYAKDSDVNSLYQSGIRIFGENRVENALNKQGTFPDSHWHMIGSLQTRKVKDIIGKFKLIHSLDRENLAQEIEKRSAQKEVITNCLVQVNISKEESKSGLHKEEVLDFMKYLEDFKWINVKGLMTMAPFTDNPEEVRYVFKDLANLQRELITKGFTNITELSMGMSNDYLVAIEEGATIVRIGSEIFSN from the coding sequence ATGAGTGTATTAACTAATTATTATAATGTAGAAAATAAGATAAAAAAAATTACTCAAAGAAATATTCAAATAGTTGCAGTTTCAAAATATGCTAAAGATAGTGATGTTAATTCACTTTATCAAAGTGGTATAAGAATTTTTGGTGAAAACCGTGTTGAAAATGCTCTTAACAAACAAGGCACATTCCCTGATTCCCATTGGCATATGATAGGATCCCTCCAAACAAGAAAGGTCAAAGATATAATAGGAAAGTTTAAACTTATTCATTCCCTTGACCGTGAAAACCTGGCCCAGGAAATAGAAAAGAGATCTGCACAAAAAGAAGTTATCACAAACTGTTTGGTTCAAGTGAATATTTCTAAAGAAGAGTCAAAATCAGGTTTACATAAAGAGGAAGTTTTGGATTTTATGAAGTACCTTGAAGATTTTAAATGGATAAATGTTAAGGGGTTAATGACAATGGCTCCCTTTACTGACAATCCAGAAGAAGTTAGATATGTTTTTAAAGACTTAGCGAACTTGCAACGAGAGCTTATAACCAAAGGGTTTACAAATATTACAGAATTGTCCATGGGGATGTCAAATGACTATCTTGTGGCAATCGAAGAAGGTGCTACCATAGTGAGAATAGGTAGTGAGATATTTAGCAACTAA
- a CDS encoding DivIVA domain-containing protein → MPLTPLDIHNKEFTRGFRGYNEEEVNEFLDKIVRDFERIIKENQDLSEKVTQLNQKLEHYSKIEETLHNAIVVAQETAEEVKQNASREGELIRREAEREAKRTVDEAILKARKIHSEMEDMSKQVHVCRTRFKSLLEAQLEMITADDWTDLANNINENR, encoded by the coding sequence ATGCCGTTAACCCCACTAGATATTCACAATAAGGAATTTACCCGTGGTTTTAGGGGATATAATGAAGAAGAAGTTAATGAGTTTTTAGACAAAATTGTAAGGGATTTTGAAAGAATTATCAAAGAAAACCAAGATTTATCTGAGAAGGTTACTCAACTAAACCAAAAGCTAGAACACTACTCTAAAATAGAGGAAACTTTACACAATGCCATTGTAGTGGCTCAAGAGACTGCAGAAGAAGTTAAGCAAAACGCCAGTAGAGAAGGCGAGCTTATACGTAGGGAAGCAGAGAGGGAAGCAAAAAGAACTGTTGATGAAGCCATATTAAAGGCTAGAAAAATCCATTCGGAAATGGAAGATATGTCAAAACAAGTTCATGTTTGCCGTACCAGATTTAAATCATTACTGGAAGCCCAGCTAGAAATGATTACTGCAGACGACTGGACAGATCTTGCGAATAATATCAATGAAAATAGGTAA
- a CDS encoding nucleoside recognition domain-containing protein, giving the protein MLPDLYHSFLGSLVSLYNLAIIIFPLLIFIELLKEIGLISLLGKVFAPLTKFLKLPEQSVLPVTVGFLIGLTYGAGVMITVARDENFSTRDLTKILVLVGISHALVEETVIFAGIGANATIVIVARVLSALFATVLYSRFTRGGLNALHDSRGVS; this is encoded by the coding sequence ATGTTGCCAGATCTTTACCATAGTTTTTTAGGGTCTTTAGTTTCTTTATACAATCTTGCCATTATAATATTTCCACTGTTAATTTTTATTGAACTGCTTAAGGAAATAGGTTTAATTTCGTTGCTAGGTAAAGTTTTTGCACCACTTACAAAGTTCTTAAAACTTCCTGAACAATCGGTTTTACCTGTAACAGTAGGCTTTTTAATAGGATTGACCTATGGAGCAGGGGTTATGATTACAGTTGCTAGAGATGAAAATTTTAGTACTAGGGATTTAACTAAAATACTGGTTTTAGTTGGTATAAGCCATGCTTTGGTTGAAGAAACAGTTATTTTTGCAGGCATTGGGGCAAACGCCACTATAGTTATCGTAGCTAGGGTATTGTCAGCTCTTTTTGCCACTGTTTTATATTCTAGGTTTACAAGGGGTGGTTTAAATGCGTTACATGACAGCAGGGGAGTCTCATAA
- a CDS encoding TraR/DksA C4-type zinc finger protein, whose translation MDISKYKKQLLDLKQDIEENGLNDIKSFKDSTGELSLIDNHPADVGDELFERSKDLSIRENNDMMLDKINDALENIEKGTYGVCSKCGKEIEGPRLDAVPYAVECKGCNSSKGENFNSRRPVEEEVLEVPFNRSYRGNKDETLYDGEDSWQDVARYGTSETGQDVQEESKDMAYEHSNESRGFVEEVEEIFQEDMDGDISTNRKFKK comes from the coding sequence TTGGATATCAGTAAGTATAAAAAACAACTATTAGACCTTAAACAAGACATAGAAGAAAATGGCCTAAACGATATCAAGTCCTTTAAAGATAGTACAGGGGAGTTATCCCTTATAGATAACCACCCAGCTGATGTAGGGGATGAACTTTTTGAGAGAAGCAAAGATTTAAGTATAAGGGAAAATAATGATATGATGCTCGATAAAATAAATGACGCCTTAGAAAATATAGAAAAAGGGACATATGGTGTTTGTAGTAAATGTGGTAAGGAGATTGAGGGGCCAAGGCTAGATGCCGTTCCATACGCTGTTGAGTGTAAAGGCTGTAATAGCAGCAAAGGAGAGAATTTCAATAGTCGCAGACCTGTGGAAGAGGAAGTCTTAGAAGTCCCCTTTAATCGTAGCTACAGAGGGAACAAAGATGAAACACTTTATGATGGGGAAGATAGCTGGCAGGATGTGGCTAGATATGGAACCTCTGAGACAGGGCAAGATGTACAGGAAGAATCTAAGGATATGGCCTATGAACATTCCAATGAGAGTAGAGGATTCGTAGAGGAAGTTGAAGAGATTTTTCAAGAAGATATGGATGGTGATATTTCAACCAATAGGAAATTTAAAAAATAA
- the aroA gene encoding 3-phosphoshikimate 1-carboxyvinyltransferase translates to MIEITGKKKLTPFIYRPQGDKSISHRIAILGAISGQTVNISNFSGAKDCLTTLNSLRTIGASIENVGSDVSIKSWNPKGEEVHHIDCENSGTTARLLPSILGGLNVEAELTGDHSLRKRPMGRLIEPLKFVGARINDTNGKMPLKIQRDWKLTGKRVTLKIASAQLKSALLLAALFCEGSMEVIEPKETRDHTERMLVDFGVRVDKYHNKVTVKGKQQLRAPKTYYVTGDFSSAAYFIALGILSDKKIIDVKDVGLNPTRTGFLRITELMGAKISVHNKREVHGEPMGDLEIFPAKNNLRGIDIPEELVPNLIDELPLIAVIAAFSKGKTKVTAASELRVKESDRITSIITCLRKMGVDALELEDGFEITGGNPLHGSELFCSEDHRIIMSMTIAALLAEGKTKIIDSNWVSVSNSQFFNDIKKIAPESFSS, encoded by the coding sequence ATGATAGAAATCACAGGAAAGAAAAAACTAACGCCCTTCATTTACAGACCACAAGGGGATAAATCCATAAGTCACAGGATTGCTATTTTAGGTGCTATTTCAGGTCAAACAGTTAACATATCTAATTTCTCTGGGGCAAAGGACTGTTTAACAACATTAAACTCACTACGAACCATTGGTGCTAGTATTGAAAATGTAGGTAGTGATGTTTCAATTAAGTCATGGAATCCCAAGGGCGAGGAAGTACATCACATTGACTGTGAAAACTCTGGAACTACAGCTCGGTTATTGCCCTCGATACTGGGTGGTTTAAATGTTGAAGCTGAGTTAACGGGAGATCATTCATTAAGAAAAAGGCCAATGGGAAGATTGATAGAGCCCCTTAAGTTTGTTGGTGCAAGAATAAATGATACCAACGGAAAAATGCCCTTAAAAATACAACGGGACTGGAAGCTTACGGGTAAGAGGGTTACTTTAAAGATTGCAAGTGCCCAATTAAAGAGTGCATTGCTTCTAGCCGCTTTATTTTGTGAAGGTAGTATGGAAGTAATAGAGCCTAAAGAAACAAGGGATCATACTGAAAGGATGTTAGTGGACTTTGGTGTGAGAGTTGATAAGTACCATAATAAAGTCACAGTGAAAGGGAAACAACAACTTCGTGCCCCTAAAACCTACTATGTTACTGGAGACTTTTCCTCTGCTGCATACTTTATTGCTTTGGGGATTTTATCTGATAAAAAAATAATTGATGTGAAAGATGTTGGGTTGAATCCCACACGAACAGGTTTTCTAAGAATAACTGAGCTTATGGGTGCTAAAATTTCAGTTCACAACAAAAGAGAGGTTCATGGGGAACCCATGGGAGATTTGGAGATTTTCCCTGCAAAAAATAATCTTAGGGGTATAGATATTCCTGAGGAGTTAGTACCAAATCTCATAGATGAACTACCTTTAATAGCAGTTATTGCAGCATTTTCTAAGGGAAAAACTAAGGTGACTGCAGCTAGTGAACTTAGAGTAAAAGAAAGCGACAGAATCACAAGTATTATCACTTGCCTTAGAAAAATGGGCGTAGATGCTTTAGAATTAGAAGACGGGTTTGAAATAACCGGTGGAAATCCTTTACACGGTTCAGAACTATTTTGTTCTGAGGACCATAGGATTATCATGTCTATGACCATAGCAGCACTTTTGGCTGAAGGTAAAACAAAAATAATTGATAGCAACTGGGTCTCAGTATCCAATAGTCAGTTCTTTAACGACATAAAAAAAATAGCTCCAGAATCATTTTCCTCATAA
- a CDS encoding DUF5665 domain-containing protein, whose product MKKSQIEKHLLDRIEDLSLKMERMQLAEYMNMLNDPKRYLMVNFLGGVARGLGMAVGFTLLGALVIYFLQRVVLLNLPVIGDFIADIVRLVQNQTQGGS is encoded by the coding sequence TTGAAAAAAAGTCAGATAGAGAAACATTTACTTGATAGGATTGAAGACCTTTCATTGAAAATGGAAAGGATGCAATTAGCTGAGTATATGAATATGCTAAATGACCCTAAGAGATACCTTATGGTTAATTTTTTAGGTGGTGTAGCTAGAGGGTTAGGAATGGCTGTCGGTTTTACACTACTAGGTGCCTTAGTTATTTATTTTCTTCAAAGGGTAGTATTACTTAATCTTCCTGTAATTGGAGACTTTATTGCAGATATAGTAAGACTTGTACAAAATCAAACTCAAGGAGGATCATAA